A window of Bacillus solimangrovi contains these coding sequences:
- a CDS encoding ABC transporter ATP-binding protein: MTNGNEQAKMQWRSFKRLLHYGSPFKKQLSVAFLLLIVATAGQLVGPYIVKVFIDDYLTLNYFPTQPLVMFAIFYMGAHLISIVADYFQLYIFQSVALKIIHELRIDVFEHVHKLGLKYFDSKPTGGLVSRITNDTEAIKELFVSVLSTFIKNIVFLIGVFIAMFLLNVKLAFFTLALLPIIVGLTMTYRHFSSIFFHSQRERLSELNAKMSESLQGMAIVQIFHQEKRLRKEFEQINDKHYDAGLKGIKLDGLLLRPAVDLIYIFTIIMVLSFFGFQSFDYAVEIGVIYAFVNYLERFFEPVNQMMMRLSIFQQAIVASTRVFQLLDEDDYAPQFNKKESKEIEKGEISFQNVSFSYEGENDVLKNISFTAKPSETIAIVGHTGSGKSSIINLLMNFYNGARGQITIDGKPLSEYNEKSYRSQVGLVLQDAFLFAGTVEENIKMYGNDITKEDVVRASKFVQVHEMIEGLPNNYDFEVNEGGSTFSSGQRQLISFARTMVLNPKILVLDEATANIDTETEEKIQTALKAMRRGRTTIAIAHRLSTIQDADEIIVLHKGEIVERGTHESLISQRGHYYHMYLMQQGNSDELLKQVQI; this comes from the coding sequence ATGACCAATGGAAATGAGCAAGCAAAGATGCAATGGAGAAGTTTCAAAAGATTATTACACTACGGTTCACCGTTTAAGAAGCAGCTTAGTGTTGCATTTTTATTATTAATTGTAGCAACAGCGGGACAGCTTGTCGGTCCATATATTGTGAAAGTATTCATAGATGATTATTTGACTTTGAATTATTTTCCTACTCAACCGTTAGTGATGTTTGCAATTTTTTATATGGGAGCACACCTAATTAGTATTGTTGCAGATTATTTTCAATTATACATTTTTCAATCAGTTGCATTGAAAATCATTCATGAATTACGAATTGATGTCTTCGAGCATGTTCATAAACTCGGGTTAAAATACTTTGATAGTAAACCTACGGGTGGTTTAGTTTCTCGAATCACGAATGACACTGAGGCGATAAAAGAATTGTTTGTTAGTGTGTTATCAACTTTTATTAAAAACATAGTTTTCTTGATTGGTGTTTTTATAGCGATGTTTTTATTAAATGTGAAACTGGCATTTTTCACATTAGCGTTACTACCGATAATAGTTGGATTAACGATGACATATAGGCATTTTAGTTCTATCTTTTTCCACTCGCAACGTGAAAGACTAAGTGAGTTGAATGCTAAGATGAGTGAGTCATTACAAGGGATGGCAATCGTACAAATCTTCCATCAGGAAAAACGTTTGCGGAAAGAATTTGAACAGATTAATGATAAACATTATGATGCTGGTTTGAAGGGGATCAAACTTGATGGTTTGTTACTTCGACCAGCAGTCGATTTAATTTATATATTTACAATTATCATGGTATTATCCTTTTTTGGATTTCAATCGTTTGATTATGCTGTAGAGATTGGTGTCATCTATGCTTTTGTGAATTATTTGGAAAGATTTTTCGAACCTGTCAATCAGATGATGATGCGTTTGTCTATCTTTCAACAAGCTATTGTTGCATCTACGAGGGTTTTTCAACTATTGGATGAAGATGACTATGCACCTCAATTTAATAAGAAAGAATCAAAAGAAATTGAAAAAGGTGAAATTTCTTTTCAAAATGTGAGCTTTAGTTATGAAGGAGAGAACGATGTACTAAAAAATATCTCATTCACTGCTAAACCTTCAGAAACAATTGCAATCGTTGGACATACTGGTAGTGGGAAGAGTTCGATTATTAATTTGTTAATGAATTTTTACAATGGAGCTCGAGGACAAATTACGATAGATGGGAAACCACTATCTGAATATAATGAAAAAAGTTATCGTAGTCAGGTTGGTTTAGTATTACAAGATGCTTTTCTATTTGCAGGTACTGTTGAAGAAAATATAAAAATGTATGGTAACGATATAACAAAAGAAGATGTAGTAAGGGCATCTAAATTTGTACAAGTACACGAAATGATTGAAGGACTGCCTAATAACTATGATTTTGAAGTTAATGAAGGTGGTAGTACATTCTCAAGTGGTCAGAGACAGTTAATTTCCTTTGCACGAACAATGGTGTTAAATCCTAAAATTTTAGTATTGGATGAAGCAACTGCGAATATTGATACAGAAACGGAAGAGAAAATTCAAACAGCACTAAAGGCAATGAGAAGAGGCAGGACAACGATTGCTATTGCACACCGTCTATCGACTATTCAGGATGCAGACGAAATAATCGTTTTGCATAAGGGAGAAATTGTAGAGCGAGGAACACATGAAAGTTTAATCAGTCAGAGAGGCCATTATT
- a CDS encoding ABC transporter transmembrane domain-containing protein translates to MSVFKDLWWFFWQERKAYGAGILMLAIVAFLELIPPKIIGNVIDQIEQGALTTDLLLKYIMILVGVGIVVYIIRYIWRIFIFGSSVKLARQLRNELYTHFTNMSPSFYARKRTGDLMAHATNDLQAIQATAGAGVLTFVDSIMTGGFVLIAMGSMISWKLTLISLIPMPFMALLTSYYGKLLHKHFHTAQASFSSLNNKVQESMNGIKVMKTLGQQREDTEKFVSHSNVVVEKNLRVAKIDALFDPTISLIVGVSFFLSIAFGAREVVNGAMTVGELVSFTTYLGLLIWPMLAFGWLFNIVERGRASYDRVSSLLNEEAVITDKHSKFNETVRGDIKYEVSRFAYEESSDKSILNDIHFQLNQGKTLGIVGKTGAGKTTLLKLLMREHEIEEGSISINDHNIKEYTLNSLRRTFGYVPQDHFLFSSTVADNIAFGHPNASYEEIIEASKIAQVHDDIIGFPQKYETVVGEKGVTLSGGQKQRISIARALLIKPEILILDDSLSAVDGKTEASILSMLKRVRSHKTTIITAHRLSAVRHADLILVLDEGKISERGTHDSLMSQQGCWYRETFLRQQMESLVEDGGF, encoded by the coding sequence ATGAGTGTTTTTAAGGATCTTTGGTGGTTTTTTTGGCAAGAAAGAAAAGCATATGGTGCAGGAATTCTGATGCTTGCAATAGTTGCTTTTCTTGAGTTGATTCCACCTAAGATAATTGGTAATGTTATTGACCAAATTGAACAAGGTGCTCTTACAACAGATTTGCTATTAAAGTATATTATGATCCTTGTGGGTGTGGGTATAGTTGTATATATCATCCGTTACATATGGAGAATTTTCATTTTTGGCTCATCTGTAAAGCTTGCTCGTCAGTTGAGAAATGAATTGTATACTCACTTTACTAATATGTCGCCATCCTTTTATGCACGGAAGCGCACTGGTGACTTGATGGCTCATGCAACAAATGATCTCCAAGCAATACAAGCAACTGCTGGAGCGGGAGTATTAACCTTTGTGGATTCAATTATGACTGGTGGATTCGTGTTAATTGCAATGGGAAGTATGATCAGCTGGAAGCTTACCTTAATTAGTTTAATCCCGATGCCTTTTATGGCATTATTAACAAGTTACTATGGTAAGTTGCTACACAAGCATTTTCATACAGCACAAGCATCATTTTCTTCATTAAATAACAAAGTACAAGAAAGTATGAATGGAATAAAAGTTATGAAAACATTAGGACAACAACGAGAAGACACTGAAAAATTTGTTTCTCATTCTAATGTTGTTGTTGAGAAAAATTTGCGTGTAGCAAAAATTGATGCTTTATTTGATCCGACTATTTCATTAATAGTGGGGGTTTCTTTTTTTCTTTCAATTGCATTTGGTGCACGTGAAGTTGTAAATGGAGCGATGACTGTTGGTGAACTAGTTTCATTTACAACTTATTTGGGATTATTAATTTGGCCAATGTTAGCATTTGGTTGGTTATTTAATATCGTTGAAAGAGGTAGAGCTTCATATGATCGTGTCAGTTCATTATTAAATGAAGAAGCTGTTATTACAGATAAACATTCAAAGTTTAATGAAACTGTTAGAGGCGATATTAAATATGAGGTTAGTAGATTCGCTTATGAAGAAAGTTCCGATAAAAGTATACTGAATGATATTCATTTCCAACTGAATCAAGGGAAAACTCTCGGGATCGTTGGTAAAACGGGTGCTGGAAAAACAACTCTTTTGAAACTGTTAATGCGTGAACATGAAATAGAAGAGGGCTCGATTTCAATTAATGACCACAATATTAAAGAGTACACGCTTAATTCATTACGTAGAACCTTTGGGTATGTGCCACAAGATCATTTTCTCTTCTCATCTACAGTTGCAGATAATATTGCGTTTGGTCACCCTAATGCTTCATATGAAGAAATCATAGAAGCTAGTAAAATCGCACAAGTACATGACGATATCATAGGGTTTCCACAAAAATATGAAACTGTTGTTGGAGAGAAAGGTGTTACATTATCGGGCGGTCAAAAGCAGAGGATTTCGATAGCAAGAGCATTACTTATCAAACCAGAAATTCTAATTTTAGATGACTCTTTATCAGCAGTTGATGGTAAGACAGAAGCTTCTATTCTTTCAATGTTAAAAAGAGTAAGATCACATAAGACAACAATTATTACTGCACATCGCTTAAGTGCAGTCCGTCATGCTGATTTAATTTTAGTATTAGATGAAGGGAAAATCAGTGAGCGGGGTACACATGACAGTTTAATGAGTCAGCAAGGCTGCTGGTACCGAGAGACGTTTCTTCGCCAACAGATGGAGTCGTTAGTCGAGGACGGGGGTTTTTAA
- a CDS encoding YneF family protein: MWINILIGVIALIAGIAIGFFAARKYMENYLQKNPPINEQMLRVMMMQMGQKPSQKKINQMMNSMNKLQTKKK; the protein is encoded by the coding sequence ATGTGGATTAATATTTTAATCGGTGTTATAGCATTAATCGCAGGAATTGCAATCGGTTTCTTTGCAGCTCGTAAATATATGGAGAATTACTTGCAGAAGAATCCACCAATCAATGAGCAAATGTTGCGTGTAATGATGATGCAGATGGGACAAAAACCATCTCAGAAAAAGATTAATCAAATGATGAACTCCATGAATAAATTGCAAACTAAGAAAAAGTAA
- the sirA gene encoding sporulation inhibitor of replication protein SirA produces the protein MRHYSIYLLSEDVANDYFGKEPLLYQLFSDYERTKMVESELLQRQVDYITLPVSVVELNYKLQKELKRYRGNSYSYDSHVHSLTLRRAGGTSQAQLSLFSSFIILNAKGSYEAETIFFEILRKYKSTFLAMDFDSERFGWLNPIKQQNFI, from the coding sequence ATGAGGCACTATTCCATTTATTTATTATCAGAAGATGTTGCAAATGATTATTTTGGGAAAGAGCCATTGCTTTATCAACTTTTTTCAGATTATGAACGTACAAAGATGGTTGAAAGTGAACTACTTCAACGTCAAGTTGACTATATAACATTGCCAGTTTCTGTTGTTGAATTAAACTATAAACTTCAGAAGGAATTAAAACGTTATCGAGGTAATTCTTATTCATACGATAGCCATGTACATTCGTTGACACTTAGGCGTGCAGGTGGCACATCTCAAGCACAGTTATCATTGTTCTCTTCTTTTATAATATTAAATGCTAAAGGCAGTTATGAAGCAGAAACGATTTTCTTCGAGATCTTGAGAAAGTATAAATCAACATTTTTAGCAATGGATTTTGATTCTGAACGTTTTGGCTGGCTGAACCCAATAAAACAACAAAACTTTATTTAA
- the tkt gene encoding transketolase has translation MSQSIEQVSVNTMRTLAIDAIEKANSGHPGMPMGAAPMAYKLWTKFMNHNPKNPNWFNRDRFVLSAGHGSMLLYGLLHLSGYDVTMDDLKNFRQWGSRTPGHPEFGYTAGVEATTGPLGQGVAMATGMAMAERHLAAKFNKDGHEVIDHYTYSICGDGDLMEGVSAESASLAAHLNLDRLIILYDSNDISLDGDLNRSFSESVEDRYKAYGWQVIRVEDGNDLDEIERAIAEAKADKERPTLIEVKTVIGFGSPNKSAKSASHGAPLGSEEIKLTKEAYDWTHEQDFHVSNEVYDHFAEVINGEQTEEAWNVKFAAYKEAYPELAQELEAAIAGEFPEGWEKELPVYGAGDKPASRDASGKTINAIAKAVPSFFGGSADLAGSNKTMMNEETDFTSANYSGRNIWFGVREFAMGAALNGMALHGGLNVYGGTFFVFSDYVRPAVRLSALQHLPVTYVFTHDSIAVGEDGPTHEPIEQLASLRAMPNLSVIRPADGNETVAAWKLALKSKDKPTALVLTRQGLPTIEMTTQEVEEGVEHGAYVVAKSEGTPEAILLATGSEVGLAIEAQKSLKEEGINVSVVSMPSWDRFENQTKEYKESVIPKTVKKRLAIEMGSSLGWERYAGDEGAILAIDRFGASAPGEKVMAEYGFTVDNVKAQVKAMLQN, from the coding sequence AACAAGTTTCAGTTAATACGATGCGAACACTTGCAATCGATGCAATTGAAAAAGCAAATTCTGGTCACCCTGGAATGCCTATGGGTGCTGCGCCAATGGCGTATAAACTTTGGACAAAATTTATGAACCACAATCCAAAAAATCCAAATTGGTTTAACCGTGACCGATTTGTGTTATCTGCTGGGCATGGTTCAATGTTATTATATGGACTATTACATTTATCAGGTTATGATGTAACGATGGATGATTTGAAAAACTTCCGTCAATGGGGAAGTCGCACACCTGGACATCCTGAGTTTGGGTATACAGCTGGCGTAGAAGCGACAACTGGACCACTTGGACAAGGGGTAGCTATGGCGACTGGTATGGCAATGGCTGAACGTCATCTTGCTGCGAAATTTAACAAAGATGGTCATGAAGTTATTGATCATTATACATATAGCATTTGTGGTGATGGAGATTTAATGGAAGGTGTATCTGCTGAATCAGCTTCATTAGCGGCTCACCTTAATCTTGATCGCTTAATCATTTTATATGATTCAAATGACATTTCTCTTGATGGCGATTTGAATCGTTCGTTCTCTGAGAGTGTAGAGGATCGTTATAAAGCCTATGGATGGCAAGTAATTAGAGTAGAAGATGGTAATGATTTAGATGAGATTGAAAGAGCAATTGCTGAAGCGAAAGCAGATAAAGAGCGCCCAACTTTAATTGAAGTTAAGACTGTAATTGGTTTCGGTTCACCGAACAAATCAGCAAAATCAGCTTCACATGGAGCTCCTTTAGGTTCAGAAGAAATTAAACTTACGAAAGAAGCTTATGACTGGACACATGAACAAGATTTCCATGTATCTAACGAAGTTTATGACCATTTTGCAGAGGTCATCAACGGTGAACAGACTGAAGAAGCATGGAATGTTAAATTTGCAGCTTATAAAGAAGCATATCCTGAGCTTGCTCAAGAACTTGAAGCTGCTATTGCTGGGGAGTTTCCTGAAGGTTGGGAGAAAGAACTTCCGGTATATGGTGCAGGGGATAAACCAGCTTCACGTGATGCTTCTGGTAAGACAATTAATGCGATTGCAAAGGCAGTACCTAGCTTCTTCGGTGGTTCAGCTGACCTTGCTGGCTCAAATAAAACAATGATGAATGAAGAAACTGACTTTACATCTGCTAATTACAGTGGACGTAATATTTGGTTTGGAGTACGTGAATTCGCAATGGGTGCTGCATTAAACGGTATGGCACTTCATGGTGGACTTAATGTATATGGTGGTACATTCTTCGTATTCTCTGATTATGTTCGTCCAGCAGTTCGTTTATCTGCGTTGCAACATCTACCTGTGACATATGTATTTACACATGATAGTATCGCTGTCGGAGAAGATGGTCCGACTCATGAACCAATTGAACAACTTGCTTCATTACGTGCGATGCCTAACTTGTCGGTAATTCGTCCTGCAGACGGTAATGAGACAGTAGCTGCATGGAAGCTTGCGCTTAAGAGTAAAGATAAGCCAACAGCACTTGTGTTAACGAGACAAGGATTACCAACAATTGAGATGACAACGCAAGAAGTTGAAGAAGGTGTTGAACACGGAGCATATGTTGTAGCTAAGTCTGAGGGGACTCCTGAAGCGATCTTACTTGCAACTGGTTCAGAGGTTGGACTAGCAATTGAGGCTCAGAAGAGCTTAAAAGAAGAAGGAATCAATGTTTCTGTTGTTAGTATGCCTTCTTGGGATCGATTTGAAAATCAAACTAAAGAATATAAAGAATCGGTTATTCCAAAAACAGTTAAGAAACGACTTGCGATTGAAATGGGTTCTTCTCTAGGATGGGAACGCTATGCAGGTGATGAGGGAGCTATCCTTGCGATTGATCGTTTTGGAGCTTCAGCACCTGGTGAAAAAGTAATGGCAGAGTATGGATTTACAGTGGATAATGTCAAAGCACAAGTAAAAGCGATGTTACAAAACTAA